The genomic window CGCCGCCGACATCTGGGGCCGGCTCGAGACGTCCTGGGCACTCCTCGACTGCGAGCTGATGCCGTGGTCGGCCAAGGCCCAGGAGCTCCTGAAGACGCAGTACGCGGCCGTCGGCGCCGCCGGCTCGGCCTCGACGCCGCGTGCCGTCGCCGCGCTGGAACGGGCGGCCGAGAGGCTGGAGGGTGAGGAGCGGGACAAGCTCCTGTCGGCGGAGCTGGCGTATCGGCGGCGGGAGCAGGACGTCGGGCGGTTCGTGGCCGCCTACCGGCAGTATTGCTGGAAGGTGGAGTCGCTCGCCGACCTGAAGCTGGCCCCGTTCCACCTGCTGGCCACCGAGGGGCACGTCCACGCGAACCGGGATCACGCCTGGCACATCGAGACGCTGGCGGAGGTGTGCCGTGCCGATCCCGGGCTGTTGCTGGCAACCCGGTGCCTGGTCGTGGACGTGACCGACCCGGCCAGCCAGGATGCGGCGGTCGCCTGGTGGCTCGAGCACACCGGCCGCGGCGGCGAGGGTATGGTCGTGAAGCCCCTCGACTTCGTCCACCGCGGGCGGCGGGGCCTCAGCCAGCCGGCCGTGAAGTGCCGGGGCCGCGAGTACCTCCGGATCATCTACGGGCCGGAATACACCGAGCAGGAGAACCTCTCCCGGCTGCGGACCCGGGGCCTGGGCCGCAAGCGTTCGCTGGCCCTGGGCGAGTTCGCCCTCGGCATCGAGGGCCTGGAGCGATTCGTCCGCCGTGAGCCCCTGCGCCGGGTCCACGAGTGCGTCTTCGGCGTCCTGGCCCTGGAGAGCGAGCCGGTGGATCCGAGGCTCTGACCCCGGGGGAAGATCGCCCAGGCCGGGGAAGAAGGTTGCCGCGCCCGGCCGTCGATCACGGTCGCGGCGGTCCCCCGCGAATCGCATCGAGCCTCTCGGGGACCTCGTGCCCCTCGCGGATCAGGTAGCCGGAATCGGGCTCGATCCCGGTGCGGCGGTCGACGCGCCCCGACGGCCAGGCGACTTCCACGGCCTCGATCCGGGCATCCGCGCCGAGGCCGAAGTGGATGCGGGGGTCGGAGGCGGACTGGTAGCTGCCGCCTCCGGTGCGCCAGGCGACTCGGTTCCCGCCGGGACGGATCAGCGTCACCTTCGCCCCGACGGCGTCTCGATTGGACTTCGAGCCTTCCAGGCGAAGCACCAGGAAGTGGCCGCCGGCCGTCCGGTTGTGGAAGTAGGCCAGCGGCTGATCGTGCGAGAGGATCAGCACGTCCTGACGCCCGTCGTTGTCCAGGTCGCCCACCGCGAGTCCCCGCCCCATCCGCGGCACTTGCCAGACGGCGCCGGCGTGTCCGGAGGCATCTAGCAATCGGCCATCATCCCCGTTCAGCAGGAGCTGGGCCGGCATCAGGTACGGATAGTTGGGCCGCAGGTCGTTGACGTGCCCGTTGGCCGTGGCCATGTCCATTCGGCCGTCGTTGTTCGCGTCGAACAGGCCCAGCCCGAACCCGAGGAGGCGGCGGCTCGCGACGTCCAGCCCGATCGAGGCGGTGGCGTCGGTGAAGAGGCCGCCGCCCAGGTTGCGGAAGAAGGAGGTCGACTCGCCGTAGAAGTTGGTGACGGCCAGGTCGATGAGCCCGTCCGCATCGATGTCGCCGGCAGCGGCGCCCATGCCGGCCTGGTAGATCCCCGAGGCGTTGCTGGCCACGCCGGCGAGGTGGCCGACCTCCTCGAACCGCATCCCGCCCAGGTTGCGGAACAGGAAGTTGGCCGAGGAGTCGTTGGCGACGAACAGGTCCACCAGGCCGTCTCCGTCCAGGTCGGCCGCGACCACGCCCAGCCCGCGGCCGTCGCGGTCGATGATGCCGGACTCGGCCGACACGTCGACGAACTTGCCGCCGTCGTTGCGAAAGAGGCGGTCGGGGAGCGACTCGGCGTCGAGCGGGTTGCAGTTGAGGTAGGCCCCGGTCTTGGCGTCGCGGCAGATCCGGGGATGGTCCAGGTCCCAGGCCGCGTAGTGGCAGACGTAGAGGTCCAGGTCGCCGTCGTTGTCCAGGTCGGCGAAGGCCGCGGACGTCGGCCAGTCGCGGCGTCCGCCGAGGCCCCAGCGATCGGTGGCGTCCTGGAAGCGACAGCCGCCGAGGTTCCTGTACAGGGCGTAGGACCGCCATCGCGTGACGAGCAGGTCGGGCAGGCCGTCGTTGTCCACGTCTCCCACCGCAACGCCGTGCCCGTGGCCGCGGGGGGAGGGGCCGATCCCGGACCGTCCCGTGATGTCTTCGAAGCTCCCGTCTCCTCGATTGCGGAACAGCCGGTCCCCCGCGTCGGAGGGCGGGGTTGCCCCCGGATCGGCCGCGTAGGGGCCGCCCTGGACGCAGTAGACGTCGAGCCACCCGTCGCCGTCGACGTCGAGCACCGCCAGGCCGCCGCCGAAGGGCTCCGGGAGCTGGCGGAGGGGCGTCCCGGCATTGTCGTAGACGAAGCGGAGGCCTGCCGACTCGGCCTCATCGGCGAAGGCTGGCCGGCCGTCGGTCGCACGGCCGGGCCCGCTCGGCCGGCCAGGCGCGTGCGTGGCCTCGGGTTCCAGCGCGTGGGCCGCTAGCTCAAGGGCCCATCGCCGGGCCGAATCGTCGCGATCGAGCCGGGCGAGGCCCTCCCGGGCGGCCGGGGCGCCCGGCGAGGCCTTCAGGGCCCAGGCGAAGAGCGCGCGGGCCTCGTGCCGGAGGCCCGCCTCCTCCGCCAGCCGGGCGAGCGCGGCCCGCTCGGCCGGCGTGCGCGGGGGCTCCTCGCGCCAGAGGAGGAGGCGATACGCCGCCATCGCCCGCTCGACGTCGCCCTGGCGCCGCCGTAGCTCCGCGACGCGTCCCGGGCGGCCGGCCCGGTGGGCCAGCTCGACCAGCCGCTCCATCGCCCGGATCGCCCCGGGCTCGAGCGCCAGCCAGGCTTCCGTCGCGGCGGCCTCCGCCTCGGCGTCGCCGCCCCGCCGGGCGAGCCAGGCGCGCAGCTCGAGCCTCGCGGCGGGCTCGAGCGCCCCCGCGCCGAGATGTCCGGCGGCCTCGATCGCATCGGCCGGTCGCGACGAGCCCCGCGCCCATTCCAGTTGGGCCCGCCAGACCGGGGCATCGGCCCCGGCGTGCCGGCACTTCCGCAGCCATCCGTCCGCCTCGTCCCAGCGGCCGGCCTCCAGGGCGAGGCGGGCCTTTCCCAGCCAGACCCGGGCGTCATCCGGCGCGGCCGCGCCGGCCGTCTCGAGCGCCCCCTTGAGGCCCTCGTACGGCAGGCGGCTCAGGTCGAGGTTGCTGAGGTCCCTCAGGTCCGACAGGGGGTCATCCGCGGCGGCCAGCCGGCCTCGGACGAGGGCCTTGACGTCGCCGAACCGGGCCTCCAGCTCGTAGACCCGCCGGAGGAGGTCCCGGATCTTCTCCCGGGCCGGGCCGTCTTGTTCGAGGGCCTCCTCGAGCCGACGCTCCGCGGGATGGAGCCGGCCCCGGGCCAGGTTCGCCTTCGCCTCGTGGTAGGCGCCGACCGCGTCGAACGCGAACCCCGGCGGCACGCGGTCGAACGCGCGGGCCGCGGCGTCCGGATGGCCGTCGAGCGACTCGCAGATCCCCAGCCAGTAATCGGCCGCGCCGTCGAGCGAGCCGGCTCGCGCCGAGAGGGTCGCGAGCCGCCGACGCGCCGCGTCGAATCGGCCTCGCCCGATCTCCCGCCGGGCGAGGTCGAGCTGCTCGCCAGATCGCCGGGCATCGAGCCGCGTGAAGGCGACCCAGGCGAGGGCCAGAAGCCCCGCCGCGATCGCGAGCCGTCGCCGTCGTCGCCGCATGCGGATCCCCATCGGCCCGGCGCACCAGACCTCGAGGGTGTCCCACGCCACCCGCGAAGACCCGAGGGGGTCGGGCTCGCGGGGTCGGGGCGTGTCGTCCGATCCGGCCTGGCCAGGGCCGGACCGGATCTCGGGGTCGTCAGGCGGCGATGTGCCGCGGGGCGTCAATAGCTGTCGGCGGAGATGACCTCGCCGTTGGCCCTGGTGCCCAGGGCCCAGTAAGTCTGGATGGAGATCGACGACTTGAGGAAGCGGGCGCTGCCGTCCCCGAACAGGAAGTTGGCGCCCCCGGGATGGTTGCTGTTCGCGTTCTGGTACTGGCCGTCGGAGGCGTTGGAGTTGGGGGTGGTGCCGCGGAGGCCACACCAGCCGAACCGATAATTGGACGGCGAAGGCGGGACGACCGTGTTGATGAGGGTAAAGCCGCCGAGGTTCTCGCACCACCGGAAGCCCTTCCCGTTGCCGGTGCTGCTGGTCTGGTCCACCCAGCCTTGCTCGCACGTCTGCAGGTCGGTGAGGACGGCGTTGTAGTTCGTGCCGACGTAGGTGACGCCGCACCAGCTGCCCGTGCAGAGGGCCGAGCCAGCCGACAGGACCGGGCCGCTCCTATACTTCACCTGGGGCCGGTCCCCGGAGCCGATCAGGGCCTCGCCGAAGGCGATCGTGTTCGAGCTGCCGTCGGTACACGACTGGATGCCGTAGCATTTCTCCGCCTCGGCGAACAGGCCGGAGGGGTTGTAGAAGTCGGTCGAGGCCCCGACCGATGCATGGTAGTTGTTCGTCATCCCGGTCCACTGGTCATTCTGGGTGGGCACCGGAGACAGCCCGTCGGAGGGGCAGATGTACGTATTGACGATCGCATTGGAGACCGTGGAATTGATGTTCCATCCGGCGCTCCAGCAGCAGACCCAGTTGAAGTTGATCGAGTTATACAGCGGCTGGCCTTCCATGTATCCCAGCAGCAGGGCCGGGGCGCTCCAGGTGCCCCACGAGGCCATGTAGCCGTACGAGGACCAGTTCCGCGTGCCGCCCAGCGGGAAGCTGTTGTGGGCGGTGTGATAATTGTGCAGTCCGATCCCGATCTGCTTGAGGTTGTTGATGCACTGGGCCCTGCGTGCCGCCTCGCGGGCCGACTGCACCGCGGGGAGCAGGAGTGCGATGAGGACGGCGATGATGGCGATCACCACCAGCAGCTCGATCAGCGTGAACCCTCGGCGCGATTCCACTCTCATTGGTCGATTCCTCCTCGAATGAGATGGGGACGAGGACTGAGGCCGGGCCACCCGGGGCAGGGCTGCGGCCGGGGAGGCGGCCTGCGAGCAGGATGGGCCGTGAAGGAGCGGCCGAATACGCATCCGTCGCGACGTCGCCGGGTGGCCCTCCGGACATGGGACAGGATCGCAATCGCTCGGGAGATGCCCTCCCATGGGCATCAACGGCCGGCCCGGCCGCGCGCCTTCATGGCTTCCTTCATGGACGCCTTCGTCTCGGCCGCGATCTTCTTCGCGGTTTCCTTGTCGGGCGGGCTGGAGTTGATCGGCCCTTCACTCGAACAACCGACGACGGAGAAGAACAGGCCAAGAAATGCCGCAATCACGGGCGCGCGGGAAGGTCGCAATGCAGACATAAACGGTCCCTCGGAACAACCTGCCGGGACGGAGAAACTCCGCGAAGGGGAAAGAACCCCGGGACATAGCAGCGCGATAGGGGAGGATTCGGAGAGGGTCAGTGTGGTCGAAGGTCTCTCGCGGGGCCGTGCGGCGAGCTTCATTTCCTCGGAGAAGGCCGAATCCCACGGCCCGAGCAAAGCTATTTGTCCGCCGGAGCAAGATCAAGAAAAAAACGCCTGATGTCGCGGATTTTTCGAGAACTCATTCTACGAGGTCGTCCCGTGTATCCTCCGCGCCGGCACAGGCTCGATCAGGACAAGATCGGACGAGTCGGTCGTCGCAGGCTCAAGTGTTCCGAGGCCCAGAGTGCGCCGGCGGAGGAGAGGAGGGCCGTGGCGAGGCAGGCGAAGAGCCTCAGCTCGGGCCTGGGGCCGAGGGGCTGGAGGGTCCGCTCCTGCGGGAAGGGGACCGGGCCGCACAGCTCATAGAGGGTCGCCGCGACCAGGGCCCCGAGCAGTCCGCCGATCAGGGAGGGGGCCGCCCGCCGGCCGCCCAGGCCGAGGCCGAGCGCCAGGCCCGCCGCGCCGCCGACCGCCGCCCACATGCCGCCGTGCGTCGCCATCGCGAGGAAGAACTCCTCCGTCGCGTTGTCGGGGGAGGGAGGGGCGTGGAGGGCATTGTACAACGGCACGAGGAGCGAGGCGCCCATGGCCCCGGCCGCGCCGCCGAGCACCAGGCCGATCAGGCCCGCCCAGAGGGCCGCCCTCGCCGACCGTCGGGCCAGCCCGCCGGCCCCGCCCAGCGCCAGGCCCAGCAGCGCACCGAAGGTCCCGTTGCTCGCGATCGCGGTCCGGAACTCGGATTCGAGGAGCCGTCGGGCGTGCTCGGCGGGGGCCTTGTCGCGGTCGCCCCGGATCCCGGGCGGCAGCTCGAGCGAGGGGGCGAAGACCCTCGCGGCATACTCGCCGCAGCCGAAGCCCGCCGGGCCCGCGAGCAGGCCGGCCGCGACGACCAGGAGCCACGCGCGGCCGGACGGCCGCGCCGCCGGGGCGGCCGGCGTGGCATCGGCCCCCCCGCCCGCTTCGCCATTTGCGAGCGGGTGCCGCGAGGCGGGGGAGGGGGACGGTGTCTCGGCGTTCTGCATGGATCGCGCCTCCTAAGGTCGAGGCGGACGCCGCCTCGCCACGCGGGGATGCCGCTCCACGATCTCGATAGGCGACTCGTCGCGACCCGCCGCGGCATGCCGGGCGGAGCAGACGGGCGACCGCGATAGGGTCCCCTCCCGATGTCGGCCCGTCAAGCAGCCGCCGCCTTGTATTCGCCGGCGCCTTCCGGTCTAGTAATCCCGATCCTCATACCGCCCCCCCGTGGGAATCGCGATGGAATCCGGAGCCGGGACCAGCAAAGCCGCCGACGCGGGCCGGATCGCCGAGGCGGTGCGGGCGGATCCGCGGGCGGGCGGGATGTCGCCCGGCGCAACCCTCCTTGTGGCGGCGTGCATCGGCCTCGCGGCCGGCTGGATCGACCTCGGGCTGATGCTCCTCAACAGCCGCGTCATCCAGCGGGACTTCGATCGGCTCGGCGGGGACTTCCCCTGGCTGATCCCCTCGGGCGTGGCCGCCCTGCTGCTCTCCGTCGGGGCTGCCCTCGCCGGGCTCTACCTCGTCCGCCGCCGGCGGCCCTCCCCGCGGTGGGTCGTGGGCGTCCTCGCCTTCATCGCCTCCCTCGACGCGTGTGCCCGACTGCCGCTCGAGCTTTGGGCCTCGCTGCTCCTCTCGGCGGGGCTGGCGGTCCAGTCGGGCCGGTGGGCGGGCCGTCGCCCCGATGTCCCGCTCGCGTGGGCCCGCAGGGCGGTCCCGCTCCTCGCGGCGGCCTTGCTGGCGGCCGTGATGGTGACCCGGGGCGGGCGAGCCTGGGCGGAGCATCGGGCCGTCTCGAGCTTGCCGCCGGCCTCGGCCAACGCCCCGAACGTGCTCCTGATCGTGTGGGACACGGTCCGGGCCGCCAGCACAAGCCTGCACGGCTACGGGCGGCCGACGACCCCCAACCTCCAACGCCTCGCCGCCCGCGGGACGCGGTTCGACCTGGCCTTCTCCACCTCGTCGTGGACCCTGCCGGCGCACGCGAGCCTCTTCACCGGGCGCTGGCCGCACGAGCTGGGGGTCGACTGGAAGTCGCCGCTCCGCCGCGACGTCCCGACCGTCGCCGGCCACCTCCGCGATCGCGGCTACGACACGGCCGGCTTCGTGGCGAACCTCGACTACGCGAGCGTCGAGACCGGCCTGTCGCGGGGATTCGCGCACTATGAGGACTATCCGGTCGACCTCCTCGACACGCTGGACCGCTACGTCGGGCTCGGCCACCGGATGGAGCTCTCCACCTGGGGCAGCGTCGTGTCGTCCCTCCTGGAGAAGGCCTCCGGACGCCCCATGGGACGGATCGGGCGTTCGCGGGAGCACGCGAAGCGCGCGACGGACGTGGATCGGGGATTCCTCGACTGGCTCTCCTGGCAGCGCGGGCGGGCTCGCCCGTTCTTCGCCTTCCTGAATTACAACGACGCGCACTCGCCCTACGAGGTCCCGGACCCTTCGGCCCCCGGGTTCGGCCTCCGGCCGACGACCCTCCGGGACTACCTCACCCTCCAGCGCTGGAACCAGGTCCCCAAGGCGAGCCTGAGGCCCGAGGACGTCCAGATGGCCACGGCCGTCTACGACGAGTGCATCGCCCACCTCGACCGCCGCCTGGGGCTCCTCCTCGATGAGCTCGACCGCCGTGGCGTCCTGGGGAACACGATCGTCATCGTCACCGCGGACCACGGCGAGCACCTCGGCGATCACCTCCTGTTCTTCCACGGCTGCAGCCTGTACCGGCAGCTCGTGCATGTTCCCCTGGTCATCGTCGACCCGAGGGGGGCGGCGACCGGCCGGGTCGTGGCCGGCCCGGTCGGCCTGCGTGACCTCCCGGCCACCATCGCCGAGCTCGTCGGGGAGGTGGACGGCGCGCCCTTTCCCGGCCGGTCGCTGGCCCGCTCACTCCGCG from Aquisphaera giovannonii includes these protein-coding regions:
- a CDS encoding sulfatase, which translates into the protein MESGAGTSKAADAGRIAEAVRADPRAGGMSPGATLLVAACIGLAAGWIDLGLMLLNSRVIQRDFDRLGGDFPWLIPSGVAALLLSVGAALAGLYLVRRRRPSPRWVVGVLAFIASLDACARLPLELWASLLLSAGLAVQSGRWAGRRPDVPLAWARRAVPLLAAALLAAVMVTRGGRAWAEHRAVSSLPPASANAPNVLLIVWDTVRAASTSLHGYGRPTTPNLQRLAARGTRFDLAFSTSSWTLPAHASLFTGRWPHELGVDWKSPLRRDVPTVAGHLRDRGYDTAGFVANLDYASVETGLSRGFAHYEDYPVDLLDTLDRYVGLGHRMELSTWGSVVSSLLEKASGRPMGRIGRSREHAKRATDVDRGFLDWLSWQRGRARPFFAFLNYNDAHSPYEVPDPSAPGFGLRPTTLRDYLTLQRWNQVPKASLRPEDVQMATAVYDECIAHLDRRLGLLLDELDRRGVLGNTIVIVTADHGEHLGDHLLFFHGCSLYRQLVHVPLVIVDPRGAATGRVVAGPVGLRDLPATIAELVGEVDGAPFPGRSLARSLRDAAGPPGDAPGPLLMETTPPLVMMNEGREPVAKGPMRSLVAGGLHYIESGDGTQELFSLEGDPEERFNLANAPTAGDVVRRFRSSLESMASGRKP
- a CDS encoding CRTAC1 family protein; translated protein: MRRRRRRLAIAAGLLALAWVAFTRLDARRSGEQLDLARREIGRGRFDAARRRLATLSARAGSLDGAADYWLGICESLDGHPDAAARAFDRVPPGFAFDAVGAYHEAKANLARGRLHPAERRLEEALEQDGPAREKIRDLLRRVYELEARFGDVKALVRGRLAAADDPLSDLRDLSNLDLSRLPYEGLKGALETAGAAAPDDARVWLGKARLALEAGRWDEADGWLRKCRHAGADAPVWRAQLEWARGSSRPADAIEAAGHLGAGALEPAARLELRAWLARRGGDAEAEAAATEAWLALEPGAIRAMERLVELAHRAGRPGRVAELRRRQGDVERAMAAYRLLLWREEPPRTPAERAALARLAEEAGLRHEARALFAWALKASPGAPAAREGLARLDRDDSARRWALELAAHALEPEATHAPGRPSGPGRATDGRPAFADEAESAGLRFVYDNAGTPLRQLPEPFGGGLAVLDVDGDGWLDVYCVQGGPYAADPGATPPSDAGDRLFRNRGDGSFEDITGRSGIGPSPRGHGHGVAVGDVDNDGLPDLLVTRWRSYALYRNLGGCRFQDATDRWGLGGRRDWPTSAAFADLDNDGDLDLYVCHYAAWDLDHPRICRDAKTGAYLNCNPLDAESLPDRLFRNDGGKFVDVSAESGIIDRDGRGLGVVAADLDGDGLVDLFVANDSSANFLFRNLGGMRFEEVGHLAGVASNASGIYQAGMGAAAGDIDADGLIDLAVTNFYGESTSFFRNLGGGLFTDATASIGLDVASRRLLGFGLGLFDANNDGRMDMATANGHVNDLRPNYPYLMPAQLLLNGDDGRLLDASGHAGAVWQVPRMGRGLAVGDLDNDGRQDVLILSHDQPLAYFHNRTAGGHFLVLRLEGSKSNRDAVGAKVTLIRPGGNRVAWRTGGGSYQSASDPRIHFGLGADARIEAVEVAWPSGRVDRRTGIEPDSGYLIREGHEVPERLDAIRGGPPRP
- a CDS encoding DUF1559 domain-containing protein — encoded protein: MRVESRRGFTLIELLVVIAIIAVLIALLLPAVQSAREAARRAQCINNLKQIGIGLHNYHTAHNSFPLGGTRNWSSYGYMASWGTWSAPALLLGYMEGQPLYNSINFNWVCCWSAGWNINSTVSNAIVNTYICPSDGLSPVPTQNDQWTGMTNNYHASVGASTDFYNPSGLFAEAEKCYGIQSCTDGSSNTIAFGEALIGSGDRPQVKYRSGPVLSAGSALCTGSWCGVTYVGTNYNAVLTDLQTCEQGWVDQTSSTGNGKGFRWCENLGGFTLINTVVPPSPSNYRFGWCGLRGTTPNSNASDGQYQNANSNHPGGANFLFGDGSARFLKSSISIQTYWALGTRANGEVISADSY